Part of the Streptomyces europaeiscabiei genome is shown below.
CCGTCGCCGGAGACGCCGGTGCGGGGACCGTTGAGTACCTGGTCGCGGCTGACGGAGGTGCCGGTCAGGACCGTCATGGGTGAGGTGCCCGAGGCGCAGACGTCCGTTCCGTCGAGGGCTCGGTCCACGTCCAGTGCCGTGGCCAGACGGGCCGGCCCTTTGGCCAGTTCCATGTCATTTCGGGCCGAGATTCGACGTTTGCGGGCAAGATCGGCGCCCACGATGATCTCGCCGGCGCGCAGCAGAACCGCGCTCGCCCGGCCCTCCGGGCCGCACACCAGGTTCATGCAGTGCCACATGCCGTAGGTGAAGTAGACGTACACATGTCCGGGCGGACCGAACATCACGCCGTTGCGGGCTGTGCGCCCCCGATAGGCGTGGGAGCCGGGATCGTTCGCACCGTCGTAGGCCTCGACCTCTGTGAGGCGGAGCTCGATCGGACCTTCCGGGGTGCTGCGGACGAGGACGCGTCCCAGGAGGTCCGGTGCCACCTCCAGTACGGGGCGGTCGAAGAACTCGCGGGCGAGGGGCGTACGGTCGGGGCTCGCGATCATGGCGTACGAGCGTAGTCCAGACAGGTGCGTGCCGACGGGTGGCGAGGGGGCGTCCTCCTTGGAAGGGTGGGGAAGCTGGAGGACGCGGAACCGGTCGCCGTCGGTTTGCGTTTGTAGGGATCAAGGATCCACGTCACGCAGAGCGATCCACCACAAGACACAGAACCACACAGATACACAGGCGTTGCCTGACGGGAGGAACAGACATGGGGTTCAAGCGGCTGCTCGCGAGCCTGGGAGCCGGTGGCGCTTCGGTCGAGACGGTGCTGACCGAGGTCAATGTCGTCCCGGGCGGTGTCGTCCAGGGTGAGGTGCGGATCCAGGGCGGCTCCGTGGACCAGCAGATCGAGGCGTTGTCCGTCGGTCTGCAGGCCAAGGTC
Proteins encoded:
- a CDS encoding DNA-3-methyladenine glycosylase, which codes for MIASPDRTPLAREFFDRPVLEVAPDLLGRVLVRSTPEGPIELRLTEVEAYDGANDPGSHAYRGRTARNGVMFGPPGHVYVYFTYGMWHCMNLVCGPEGRASAVLLRAGEIIVGADLARKRRISARNDMELAKGPARLATALDVDRALDGTDVCASGTSPMTVLTGTSVSRDQVLNGPRTGVSGDGGVHPWRFWTAADPTVSPYRAHVPRRRST